One genomic segment of Anguilla anguilla isolate fAngAng1 chromosome 2, fAngAng1.pri, whole genome shotgun sequence includes these proteins:
- the LOC118219661 gene encoding histone H4 — protein MSGRGKGGKGLGKGGAKRHRKVLRDNIQGITKPAIRRLARRGGVKRISGLIYEETRGVLKVFLENVIRDAVTYTEHAKRKTVTAMDVVYALKRQGRTLYGFGG, from the coding sequence ATGAGTGGTCGAGGAAAAGGCGGGAAAGGTCTTGGGAAAGGAGGCGCCAAGCGTCATCGCAAAGTTCTTCGTGATAATATCCAAGGTATCACTAAGCCAGCTATTCGTCGTTTGGCTCGCCGTGGAGGAGTCAAGCGTATTTCTGGTCTCATCTACGAAGAGACCCGAGGAGTGCTAAAGGTGTTTCTGGAGAACGTTATCCGCGATGCAGTCACCTACACCGAGCACGCCAAGAGAAAGACCGTCACCGCTATGGATGTGGTTTATGCTCTAAAGCGTCAGGGTCGCACTCTGTACGGCTTTGGTGGGTAA